A single Lactuca sativa cultivar Salinas chromosome 8, Lsat_Salinas_v11, whole genome shotgun sequence DNA region contains:
- the LOC111886660 gene encoding uncharacterized protein LOC111886660 encodes MNTKAFANLKGSGGNIWEVFEVLDDARRAIFRNTVFGYFIDVPRLQGDALLFHKMFLHQIRPDPVLSPDGIKRLYFRVGNTKMVYGPEEFCLITGFNFGEYPKNIGRKGSEKLISSKKRCLLRERLFPDHTNSSVKIGDLKSLILNQTFLALDDLDAVRVCLIYILCEGFLGKEVNDRVPQDWFYLAENLDLWNSFAWGSYLWDFTYVDLEDTWNKIHHYLSLPERDQTLKYSVSGFTAPIRV; translated from the exons atgaatacgaaagcctttgcgaacctaaaaggctctggcggtaacatatgggaagtctttgaagttttagatgatgCCCGACGTGCTATTTTCAGAAATACTGTCTTTGGCTATTTTATTgatgtccctcgtttacaaggggacgctttattgtttcataaaatgttccttcatcagatccggccggaccctgttttatctccagatggaataaaacgtttatattttcgagtaggcaataccaaaatggtttatgggccggaagagttttgtttgattaccgggttcaattttggggagtatccaaaaaacattgggagaaaagggtcggaaaaattaataagcagtaaaaaaagatgtttactgcgtgaacggctatttccggaccatactaatagttcggtgaaaatcggcgacctgaaaagtttaattttaaatcaaacattCCTAGCACTTGATGACCttgatgcagttagagtatgtttgatatacattttgtgtgaaggttttttgggcaaagaagttaacgatcgggtgccacaagattggttttatttggctgagaatttggatctctggaatag cttcgcttggggtagctatctatgggattttacttatgttgaccttgaGGATACGTGGAATAAGATACATCATTATTTATCACTTCCTGAGCGTGATCAAACTTTAAAGTATTCCGTCTCAGGATTTACGGCTCCAATTAGGGTAtaa
- the LOC111886671 gene encoding cytochrome b-c1 complex subunit 8: MGKIPVKVKAVTYALSPFQQKVMPGLWKDFTHKITHKVTENWHSAVLLVGPVVGVYAYVQSYQEREKLHHRY, translated from the exons ATGGGAAAGATTCCGGTGAAGGTAAAGGCTGTGACGTACGCCCTGTCTCCGTTCCAGCAGAAAGTGATGCCAGGTCTCTGGAAGGATTTCACGCATAAGATTACTCACAAGGTCACAGAGAACTGGCATAGCGCTGTTCTTCTCGTCGGCCCGGTTGTCGGCGTCTACGC GTATGTGCAGAGTTACCAAGAAAGAGAGAAATTGCACCACAGATACTAA
- the LOC128127592 gene encoding uncharacterized protein LOC128127592 has translation MERRFESDRHTIMPPNFFVSHALEEGQDWRAFMAGIATYPNFMVAWWDVDTVLLPIHSSPNHWLFGELRLASMEVHIYDSLGRGAYEKFQSEGIFSKFERRVANYLDKIKYWARRNIPRIPLNMQFIYEENVPQQSSHLGDCGVFLCMFMEQLVSGQPIRVLIDPKNAALEFRLRMAKIIWGSSLAPL, from the exons atggagagacggtttgagagcgaccgacatacaataatgcctccaaatttttttgtttctcatgctttggaagaaggacaggactggagggcgtttatggctggtattgctacataccccaacttcatggttgcttggtgggatgttgatacg gtcttattgccgattcattcatcccctaatcattggctatttggggaactacgattagcgtcaatggaagtgcatatttatgacagtcttggtagaggtgcttatgaaaaattccaatccgaaggaatcttttccaaatttgaacgtcgggtggcaaattatttggacaagattaagtattgggcgcggaggaacatcccaaggattccattgaatatgcaattcatttatgaagaaaacgttccccaacaaagtagtcatttgggagattgcggtgtttttctttgtatgtttatggagcaattggtttcaggtcaaccaatacgtgttcttattgacccaaagaacgcagctttagagttccgtctccggatggcaaaaattatttgggggtctagtcttgctcctttgtag
- the LOC128128096 gene encoding uncharacterized protein LOC128128096, producing the protein MNAQLNINISYHQAWRAKQYALLSLRGTKEDSFTKLPAYCHNLAKHNPGTVTHIKTDADDRFEFLYVALGCSVRAFVNFCKPTLVVDGAHLKGEFKGTMLLAVTKDGQNQILPVAYGICKNECTDSWTWFFQKLRDCIGNMQELTIISDRSPSIATSVANIFPHAHHGICGVHLYFNIVSRFGKSKTIKGIFWEACRAYTVDAFDVAMDVMKKTKEPVWEYLKSINPETWSRAHFKGNRYNLMSSNSAESINALSRHARKVPILMLIDFFRATMQQWWFQRRNFAGIT; encoded by the exons atgaatgctcaattgaatatcaatatctcataccatcaggcatggcgtgcgaagcaatatgcattgttgtcgttaaggggtacgaaagaggattcttttaccaaacttccggcgtattgtcacaacttggccaaacataatccgggtactgtcacacatattaaaacagatgctgatgatcggtttgagtttttgtacgtcgcactcggttgctcg gtacgagcttttgtcaatttttgtaagccgaccctagtagtagatggagctcacctaaagggcgagttcaaaggtaccatgctacttgcagttactaaggacggacaaaatcaaatattaccggttgcatatggtatatgcaaaaatgagtgtactgattcttggacatggttttttcaaaaactacgtgattgcataggaaatatgcaggagcttacaattatatctgataggtctccatctatagcaacatccgttgccaacatttttcctcacgctcatcatggaatatgtggtgtccatttgtatttcaacatagtatctagattcggcaagagtaagacgattaaaggaattttttgggaggcgtgtagggcgtacacagttgatgcttttgatgttgccatggatgttatgaaaaagacaaaagaaccagtatgggagtacttaaaaagtataaatccagaaacctggtcaagggcacattttaaagggaaccgatacaatcttatgtcgtccaacagtgcggagtctataaatgcattatctagacacgcacgtaaggtgccaatacttatgttgattgatttttttcgtgctacaatgcaacaatggtggtttcaaagacgtaactttgcaggtattacgtaa
- the LOC111886670 gene encoding 60S ribosomal protein L10 — protein MGRRPARCYRQIKNKPYPKSRYCRGVPDPKIRIYDVGMKKKGVDEFPFCVHLVSWEKENVSSEALEAARIACNKYMTKFAGKDAFHLRVRVHPFHVLRINKMLSCAGADRLQTGMRGAFGKPQGVCARVSIGQVLLSVRCKDGNSQNAQEALRRAKFKFPGRQKIIVSRKWGFTKFSRTDYVQWKSENRIMSDGVNAKLLGCHGPLANRQPGRAFINAVA, from the exons ATGGGAAGAA GACCTGCAAGGTGTTACAGACAGATCAAAAACAAGCCATATCCCAAATCACGATACTGCAGAGGTGTCCCTGATCCCAAAATCAGAATCTACGATGTTGGAATGAAGAAGAAAGGAGTCGATGAGTTCCCCTTCTGTGTCCATTTAGTGAGTTGGGAGAAAGAGAATGTCTCAAGTGAAGCACTTGAAGCTGCTCGAATTGCCTGCAACAAATACATGACCAAATTTGCAGGAAAAGATGCTTTCCATTTgagagttagggtacatccatTCCATGTGTTGCGTATCAACAAGATGCTGTCATGTGCTGGTGCTGATAGGCTTCAAACAGGCATGAGGGGTGCTTTTGGTAAACCACAGGGAGTATGTGCTCGTGTTAGCATTGGTCAAGTTCTTCTTTCTGTTAGATGCAAAGATGGGAATAGTCAGAATGCTCAAGAGGCATTGAGAAGGGCTAAATTCAAGTTTCCTGGTCGACAAAAGATCATTGTTAGCAGGAAATG GGGATTTACCAAGTTTAGCAGGACTGATTATGTGCAATGGAAATCTGAGAATCGCATCATGTCTGATGGTGTTAATGCCAAg CTTCTTGGATGCCATGGACCCCTTGCAAATCGTCAACCTGGAAGAGCATTTATAAATGCTGTTGCTTAA